The stretch of DNA AGCGCGAGGGCCTCGTTGCTCGAGAAGGGATAGGCAATTCCCGAGGTGTGTCGGAGCAGGTCGCGGATCGTGACCTCGCGCGCTGCGGGGCGGGTGACAGCCGATCGTTCTGCCGAGTCGACCCGAACCAGAACCTCTCGCCCGGCAAGCTCCGGCAGATACCGGGATGCGGGGGCGTCGAGGTCCACCTTTCCTTCCTGCACCAGCACCATGATGCCGAGTGAGGTGACCGGCTTGGTCATCGACTGGATCGGAAAAATGGCGTCCAGGGTCATGGGAAGTGGGCCGGAAGGGTCCAGCGCTCCGAACGCCTTATGGTAGAGAATGCTGTCGCGGGACGTGATCAGGGCGACGGCGCCAGGAACGTCTCCGTTCCGGACCGCTGCCTGCAGGACAGAATCGACGGCGGCGAAACGGGATCGATCGATGCCGTAACCGGGTGTCGATCCGCATCCGCCGAGTGCGGCAGCGATGAGTGCAAGCGCGATCGTGTTGCGAGCTGGCCGAGTCATCGTTCCAATCTACTACTGCGATGCCAGGCCTTCCTGTTGACGCAGCCGTGCGGGAAACCCGACTGAATGACTAGTCGATTCTCGTTGAACAAAGCCGCAACGATAGGATCTGTGATTACCTGCCATAGACCCTGATGATGCATCGATTCCCGGGTGCCCATAGCACGGTTTACCACGGGACAACGCAGGCTCGAGCGAGTAGATTGCATCGAGATACTTCATCCGTGAGAATCGAGGTTGGTTCTCCGGTACCACCTGCTGCAGGAGATTGAGACGTGGCTGATACGAAGGCCGAAGCAAAGTGCCCCTTTCCCCATGTCGCCGCCGGCGGCGCCGCGAACAAAGACTGGTGGCCGAACCAGCTGCGCGTAGACATGCTGAATCAGCATTCCGCCAAGTCCGATCCGCTTGGTGCGGACTTTGATTACGCCGAGGAGTTCGAGAAGCTCGACTACTGGGCGCTCAAGAAGGACTTGCTCAAGCTGATGACGGACTCGCAGGACTGGTGGCCTGCCGATTTCGGTCACTACGGACCGCAGATGGTTCGGATGGCCTGGCATTCAGCCGGTACCTACCGGAGCGGTGACGGTCGCGGGGGTGGTGGCCGCGGACAGCAGCGTTTTGCCCCGCTCAACAGCTGGCCCGACAACGTCAACATCGACAAGTCGCGTCGCTTGCTGTGGCCGATCAAGCAGAAATACGGCCAGAAGATTTCCTGGGCCGACCTGATGATCCTGGCCGGCAACGTCGCGCTCGAGGCGATGGGGTTCCGCACCTTCGGCTTCGGAGCCGGCCGTGCCGACACCTGGGAGCCGGACAACGACGTCAACTGGGGTAGCGAGAAAAGCTGGCTCGCCGGCGACCGGCGCTTCAGCGGCGACCGCGAACTCGATCCGCCGCTGTCCGCGACCCAGATGGGCCTGATCTACGTCAATCCCGAAGGACCGAACGCCAGTGGCGATCCGCTTGCTGCGGCCAAGGACATCCGGGCCACTTTCGGGCGGATGGGGATGGATGATGAGGAGACGGTGGCCCTGATCGCGGGCGGGCACACCTTCGGTAAGACACACGGCGCGGCCCCTGAGTCGCACAAGGGTGCCGATCCGGAAGGTGCCTCGATCGAGGAGCAGGGCTTCGGCTGGACCAGCAGTTTCGGTTCGGGTAAGGCGGGCGATGCGATCGGCAGCGGGCTCGATGTGACCTGGACCCAGACGCCAGCCCAGTGGAGCAACTTCTTTTTCGAGAACCTGTTCAAGTACGAGTGGGTTCAGGAGCGGAGCCCGGCTGGCGCGATCCAATGGGTGGCCAAGGATGCCGAGGCGATCATCCCGGACGCGCACGATCCGACGAAGACGCGTAAGCCAACCATGCTGACCACGGATCTGACGCTTCGGATGGACCCGGAGTATGCCAAGATCTCGCAGCGTTTTCTCGATAACCCGCAGGGATTCGCCGAGGCGTTTGCGCGCGCGTGGTTCAAGCTGACGCATCGCGACATGGGTCCGCGCGCTCGCTACCTCGGTCCCGAGGTGCCCAAGGAAGAGCTGATCTGGCAGGATCCGCTTCCCAAGCCGGACTACGCACCGATCGGGTCGGACGACGTGGCGGCGCTCAAGCGGGAGATTGCGGCCTCGGGATTGTCGGTTTCGCAGCTGGTGCAGACCGCCTGGGCGTCGATGTCGACCTTCCGGGGCGGTGACAAGCGCGGTGGTGCCAATGGCGCTCGGATTCGCCTGGCCCCGCAGAAGGACTGGGAGGTCAACCAGCCGGCGCAGCTGGCAACGGTGCTGGCTACCCTGACTGGGGTGCAGGAGAAGTTCAATCAGTCGCTGGGTGGCGGGAAGAAAGTCTCGCTGGCTGACGTGATCGTGCTGGCTGGCAACGTCGGTGTCGAAGCGGCGGCGAAGAAGGCCGGGGTTGCGGTCGAGGTGCCCTTTTCGCCCGGACGTGTCGATGCCAGTCAGAATGATACCGACGTAGAGTCGTTCAACTACCTCGAGCCGGTGGCAGACGGCTTTCGCAATTACGGCAAGGTACCTCTCGGTGCGCAAGCGGAGCATCTGCTCATCGATCGGGCGCAGTTGCTGACCTTGACCGCCCCTGAGTTGACGGTGCTCGTTGG from Gemmatimonadales bacterium encodes:
- the katG gene encoding catalase/peroxidase HPI encodes the protein MADTKAEAKCPFPHVAAGGAANKDWWPNQLRVDMLNQHSAKSDPLGADFDYAEEFEKLDYWALKKDLLKLMTDSQDWWPADFGHYGPQMVRMAWHSAGTYRSGDGRGGGGRGQQRFAPLNSWPDNVNIDKSRRLLWPIKQKYGQKISWADLMILAGNVALEAMGFRTFGFGAGRADTWEPDNDVNWGSEKSWLAGDRRFSGDRELDPPLSATQMGLIYVNPEGPNASGDPLAAAKDIRATFGRMGMDDEETVALIAGGHTFGKTHGAAPESHKGADPEGASIEEQGFGWTSSFGSGKAGDAIGSGLDVTWTQTPAQWSNFFFENLFKYEWVQERSPAGAIQWVAKDAEAIIPDAHDPTKTRKPTMLTTDLTLRMDPEYAKISQRFLDNPQGFAEAFARAWFKLTHRDMGPRARYLGPEVPKEELIWQDPLPKPDYAPIGSDDVAALKREIAASGLSVSQLVQTAWASMSTFRGGDKRGGANGARIRLAPQKDWEVNQPAQLATVLATLTGVQEKFNQSLGGGKKVSLADVIVLAGNVGVEAAAKKAGVAVEVPFSPGRVDASQNDTDVESFNYLEPVADGFRNYGKVPLGAQAEHLLIDRAQLLTLTAPELTVLVGGLRVLGNNFGGSQHGVFTARPETLTNDFFVNLLDMRTEWKATSEAKDVFEGRDRSTGEVRWTGTRVDLVFGSNSILRALAEVYASADGRDKFVKDFVAAWTKVSNLDRFDLR